Below is a window of Synechococcus sp. RSCCF101 DNA.
GAGCGGCTCGGTGACCGGCAGAACAGGGGGTTCGTCTGGCGAAACGGATTGAGGTTCGTCCGGCGGGAAGAGAAACGTGCCCGCCAGCTGCTGGAGGATGCGATTGGCATTGGCGGAGAGTTGTTTGATCTCTCTCAAAGTCTCTGAAAGAGCCGGAGACGTCTCCTGCAGAGCCGTGCTGGCTTCGTCGGAAGCGGAACCGATCTGTTCGCCCGTCTGTTGGTACAGACGCAGCGTCTCGCGTGTCACCGACGCCGTCCGAACCGTCTCGGACTCGGCGGTCCGGGCGAGCCGTCTGACGTCCGTGAGGGTGCCATCCACCTGATCGACGGCATCGGGCAGATCCTCCTCCACCACAGAGGCAATCGCCTGGAGTGTGGTGTCGAGCTGCAGGCGCGTTTCGGCCAGATCCTTGAGAAGGTCGGCAGGGCGGCTGGCCGGCTGGAAGGGCAGACGCAGATCAACAACCGGAGCACTCTCACCGGCTGGCGTGATGTCCGGCGTGAGGATCACAACGGTGTCTCCCACCAGCCCCTCCTGAGCACTGCTCGCATGGCTGGCAGGGCCGATCAGTCTGCGGTAACGCGGCAGGATCAACAGGGTGACATCGACCAGGCCATCGCTGGCCATCGACACCTCGGACACCTTGCCAATCCGAAAGCCCGACAGGGTGACGTTGTTGCCTGGCCAGAGGCCGGTGGCATCATCCGTGCGGAATCGCACCACTGTGCTGTCTCGCCACTTCAGAGACCGTTGCGTTAGCGACGCAGCCACCCAGAGGGAGAGGCCGATGGACGCCAGCAGGAAAAACGCGCCCAATCGATCGCTGACCGTGATCCGCCGGTCGCGGCCTGAATCCATGGGGTTCGTCATGCGCGGGATCCTGAGAAGGGAGGCAGGACGAGCAGAAGGATGGCCTGGAG
It encodes the following:
- a CDS encoding MlaD family protein; this translates as MRFRTDDATGLWPGNNVTLSGFRIGKVSEVSMASDGLVDVTLLILPRYRRLIGPASHASSAQEGLVGDTVVILTPDITPAGESAPVVDLRLPFQPASRPADLLKDLAETRLQLDTTLQAIASVVEEDLPDAVDQVDGTLTDVRRLARTAESETVRTASVTRETLRLYQQTGEQIGSASDEASTALQETSPALSETLREIKQLSANANRILQQLAGTFLFPPDEPQSVSPDEPPVLPVTEPLSDQESAPNKD